The genomic interval TTCTGCTTTCCCTCGATCACTCATCGAGATCGAGGCTCTATCTCCAGCGACTGGCTCCTCAGCCTCCGCTGAGCGAACCATCCGCCAAATGTTCAGCTCTGGATCAGCGAAGTCATCAGCGCTGCTCACCTGGATGTCTGTCTGCGAACCAATGCTACCGGCACAGCATTACCTGTGCTGGGCGCGAGGGCTAGCAAACAGCGCGACCATTGGCGAACACAGCACATCCGCCTCTGCTGTTTTCCACTCTTCAATTGTCAAGGTGCACTGTTAATCGCTTCTATCCCGTCGGAAAGACAGACAAAGATCAGCCGCGTTTCAAGTTGCACTCAGGATCATTCGATCTGCATCCCGACAGAGCGGCTCTTAGCCTGTGCTCTCTCAAGGGTGCTACACTGAGGACACCGTGCCGCGGTTCTGAAATCTCTGTGGAGAATTTCTGCGAGAGATTTGTTGACCGTCTTTCCGTCCGGCGCGGACTTAATTATGCCATAGGGCCAGGATCTTGTCAAGGGGGTAACCGGGAATTTTTCAAATGGGGGAAAAAATTGGCCAGATTGGTGGAGTCCCAGCGAGCTGGTGGTGGTCGATGCCAGGGCAGGGGAGTAAGGTTCGGCAGCAGTGGGGGAGCAGGTGAGGAAGGAGGCCGGCACCGGGCGGGGGAGCAACCAGCGTGCGGTGCCGGCCCCGTGTATTTAGAGGGGCTCTTCCTCGTCGCTCTCGCTTATGGTATAAGGTGGCTTCTCGACTGGTACACGATAGCCGCGAGGTGTCTGCGAGTTTTCGCTTGTACCGAAGGGCTGCGACAGTTGGGTTGGCGTGGCCAGGTCGCTGGTGATGGCACGCACCAGGCGCTCAATGCGGTCCCAGCGCGGCGGGAAAGAGGCTGCGTAGAATTTCTCATGTCCCTCGCCGTCGTAGATGTAGAGGGTGTAGTCGCGATCAATGTAGCGGTAGTCCACCTTGATATAGGGAATGCGGACCAGCTCCAGGACTTGCAACGTTGGTCGCAGGCTCGATTGGACTGCCTCAGCGCTGGCGCGTCCAGAGACCGCCGCCGCCGTACGTACTTCCTCCACGGCAGCCTGCCAGATGTCGAGTGGGACCGCGTCGGGTGGCGCTTCGGGATGGAGGTTTTCATCAACTTCGGCGCTGAAGACCAGTTCTCCCTCGGCCTTCAGCAGCTGCTGTTGAGGCAAGGCGTCGGTGCCAACAAAGCGGTGCCGTGTGCGCAGTTCGAAGCTGCGCACGATCTCACGATGGCGCACGATCTTGCCAGTGCCGTTGCAGGCGGGGCAGAGCGTGGACTTGGCGCCCTGGCAGGCGGGGCAGACGCGCTTGCCGGTCACGCAGTCGCAGTCAACTTCGCCATTGATGCAGTCAGGGCAGGGAATGACGCGCCCCTTGTTGGCCGGGTCGGTGTCCAGAGGATTGGGGACCGGTAGCCCCTGCTGGCGAATGCCCTCAAAGACGGTGGAGACGCGCTCACCGAGGGCGTTGGTCAGTTTCTCGACGCGCCGCTGCAGGAAAGGCCGCTTTTTCTGCTCGGCCCAATCAGCTACGTAGCCGCGCCCACGGCAAGTCGTGCAGCGCTTGCGGGTCCGTCCACGGCAGTCAGGGCAGGTAATCCAGCCCCGCCCGCTGCATTCGGTGCAGAGCGCATGCCCGGTACCATTACAGGTTGTACAAGCAAGCAGCTCATCCAGGCCCTCCAGGCGCGTGCGTGTCGCGGGAGGACGCAGATCGCTGACCGCTGGCAGCTCGTAGTCCCAGACAGGTAGCAGGGGCTGGGGTTTGCCAGGGGCCTGACCGCTATATGGCTCGCTCACAATCTCCAGAGCCCGGTGTTCCCAGCGCGTTTGCACGCTGATCTCCCAGACTTCGTCTCGGCTCATGGCAACAATGTCCATGTAGGTGCCCAGGTCCCGCGCCACACGCCAGTTACCGGCAGACCAACTGTTGACAAGCTGACGAATCCTTTGCTCCTCGATGTCACTGGGCGGCATTGGCCTCGGCACTGTCTGCGATTGCTGCCAGTAGGTGCTGGCGCGATCCACTACCTTTTTGAGCTGCTGCTGAACTTCGTTGACTCCTTGGGTCAAAGCCCGCCCTAGCTCTTCAAGGCGCTTATCTATGTCGTTCGGGCCGAGCGGATTGCCCGGCGTGTTGGTACTCTGTTCCCATTCATTGCTCATGTCTTTTGCCTCCCGGCTCTGGGCACAGCTCACCGACCAGCCTCTTGCTCAGGCTGGTCAGCTTGGCTGGCTGTTCACTCGCTTGCAAGCAGGCTGGGCTGCGCCCTCGCTCTCATCGCGCTATCTCTGATTACCAGTTATACGCTTTAGACCGCTGCTACGTTGTAGCTGAATCGCCCGCCAGTGGCTCGGCTTTGCCTGGCGCACTGGCTGCCGGGATGGCCTGACTGGCTGGCCAGCTGGCTCACGCTGAACCGCCGACGCGCTCCTGGCCCAGCCAGAACCCGCTAGAGTAGAGGAACAATCTCGTGCTGCATCGGAACGCCGGTGACTTCTACTTCTCGTTCGTGGATTAAGAGATTGATCTCGCTGCGTACACCGAAGTCGGGCAGATAGATGCCCGGCTCCAGCGAGCAGCAGGTTCCTGGCAGCAGGCGACGTTCGTCATGGGTTTCGAGATTGTCAAGATGCGCTCCTTCACCGTGTTCCGCAGTGGTGATGCTGTGGCCGCTGCGATGGACAAAGGCTTCGCCATAGCCGGCCCGCGCGATGACAGCACGCACAACGTCGTCAACTTCATAGGCTTGCAGAAGCTGACCCGCCGCCAGCCGTTGACGGACGAAGTCGAGTCCCGCGTCGCGCGCCTGACAGACCAGAGCAAAGATTTCTCGCTGCCGCGGAGGAATTTCGTCCTGTCGACCGACGAAGGCCATCCAGGTGTAGTCGGCATAGATGGCCTCCACCTCGGGCAGGCGGGCCCAGAAGTCGATGAGCAGGAGGTCGCCGCGCTGAATAGGGCTGTGGTGGTCGGCTGTGGGCGCGTAGTGTGGATTGCCAGCGTTGCTGTTGACAGCAATGAGCGGCGGCTCCTCGACGAGCAGTCCCCGGGCCCGCATGAGCTCCAGAAAGCGCTGCTGAACATTATATTCATCGAGGCTCCTCCCTGCCCGGAGGTCGCTCGTTAGCTCTTCCAAAAGCTGGTCTTTGGCCGCGATGAGACGCTTCCCCGCTTCACGATGGCTGGCGATTTGCTGGGGCGTCAGACGCGCGACGAAGTGCTGGGCCAGGTCGGCTGAGCTGACAATTTCGACGCCATAGCTGCGCACCAGCTCAACTGTCCCGGCATCAACGAGGGAAAGATAAGGGATGGCGTTGTGAGGCGAGTACTCCATTGCGATCCGCCAGCCTGGTTGGAACAGGTCGCGCAGCTGGGCATGGAGTTCTTGCCAGGAACGGAAAATACGCTGCTCTCCCGGCAGGCTGCGCAGCACATGCGGCTCAACTGCACTGACCAGGGCAATCGGTTTCCCCTGGGCCGGTACCCAGTAAAACCAGCGCCGGGTAAACATTTGCTCGCGCGGCAGGTCCAGTATCCGGTGAGCAATGGGATTGGAACGGCGGAAATCATAGAAGAGCCAGCCCTGTAGTCCTTCCTCTTGCAGGGCCTGCTGAATATGCTCCAGGTTCATGCTAGCTTGCTCCTTCCTTTCTTCTTTGTCGCTTCCTTCGGTTCCCGCTTGGCCCTCCCTCTCTCGCTCGGGTGAGGCGCGATTTCAGGGTTTATTCTACCACCTGCCGCGCCCGTCGTTTTCCAGCCAGGTGAATGGCCCTGCTCTGCCTTTGCTACCCACCAGCAGCCAGGCACTCACTCAGGTCAGCCTGCGATTCTCCAAGATGCACAGCGTGAATTCCTCTAACCCCGCGAGTATTCTGAGGTCGATACATCGTTATACATGAATGTTATAAAGGTCAGGAGCGGGGGACCTTCGCAGGGGATCACATCGTTGAGAGTTCTCTAGTCTGTCGGCAGGATTCCGCTATGACAAGCCAGGAGCAGCCAGATTGGCAATCCAAGACTGATCAGCTATCTGCCCAGGTCCAACCTCCAGTGGAGGAACAGGTAACCCAACAATTAGAGGCCGGACCGGGGAGGCCCGCCTCCGCCCTTGAGCAGCTACCGACACGCAGACTGAAAGCCCCCAGGAAACGACGCCCGCTAGGGCGTGTACTGCTGGTAGTGCTGCTGCTGGTCGTTCTTTTGCTGGGAGGAGGGGTCGCCTATGGCTACTACTACTTTCAGACAGCAATCCAGGAGCCGGTCTCGCACTTTGTTCATCCGGTGAGCCGCAGCAGCGCGGAGCCCACCAACGTGCAGCCAACCAGCGGGACCGACATCACCGGTCACCCCTGGAATATCCTCTTGTTAGGCAGCGATAACGACGGCAAATATACGTTTCCTGCCGTTCTCACCCAGGTCATGATGGTCGTCCACATCGACCCGCAGCAGAACCAGGTCTTTCTGGTTTCGATCCCGCGCGACTCCTGGGTCTCTATCCCCCAGGTGGGAGGCATGCATAAGATCGATCAGGCGTTCTTTCTGGGAGCTATCCAACGCAATAGCTTCGATGATGGGGTACGCCTGGCACGCCTGACGATTGAGAAGGATTATGGCATTACGATCGATCGCTACGCCTGGGTAGGTCTGGAGGGCTTTGCCAAGGTGATCGATACGCTGGGTGGCGTTGATATCGATCTTGCCCATCCTATCGTTGACGATACGTACCCCGATGATGTCGGAGCCAAGGCCTCTACCCCCTATGGCTATCGACGTGTTTATCTGCCAGCCGGGCCTCAGCATCTGACGGGCGAGCAGGCACTGCAATATGTCCGCTCGCGCCATGCCGATCTGGTCGGCGACATAGGACGAACCCAGCGCCAGCAGCAGGTGCTGGAGGCGCTGAAGAAGAAGCTAGGTGTGGCCAATGTGATCGAGCATCTTTCGTCGCTCATCGCTGATCTGCAGGGCAAGGTCTATACGGACCTCAGCGAGGGGGAAATGATCGGCTTCGCAAACTATGGCCGTACGCTCTCCTCCAGTGCTATTCATCAGGTCACGCTCGGCCCGGGCCCCGGTGACCAGAACTATGGGACGCTGACCACCGTCTACGATCCTTCCGTCGGCGCCGATCAGTCGGTGATCTTGCCCAATTGCTCAAACATT from Thermogemmatispora onikobensis carries:
- a CDS encoding M24 family metallopeptidase, which gives rise to MNLEHIQQALQEEGLQGWLFYDFRRSNPIAHRILDLPREQMFTRRWFYWVPAQGKPIALVSAVEPHVLRSLPGEQRIFRSWQELHAQLRDLFQPGWRIAMEYSPHNAIPYLSLVDAGTVELVRSYGVEIVSSADLAQHFVARLTPQQIASHREAGKRLIAAKDQLLEELTSDLRAGRSLDEYNVQQRFLELMRARGLLVEEPPLIAVNSNAGNPHYAPTADHHSPIQRGDLLLIDFWARLPEVEAIYADYTWMAFVGRQDEIPPRQREIFALVCQARDAGLDFVRQRLAAGQLLQAYEVDDVVRAVIARAGYGEAFVHRSGHSITTAEHGEGAHLDNLETHDERRLLPGTCCSLEPGIYLPDFGVRSEINLLIHEREVEVTGVPMQHEIVPLL
- a CDS encoding LCP family protein, whose product is MTSQEQPDWQSKTDQLSAQVQPPVEEQVTQQLEAGPGRPASALEQLPTRRLKAPRKRRPLGRVLLVVLLLVVLLLGGGVAYGYYYFQTAIQEPVSHFVHPVSRSSAEPTNVQPTSGTDITGHPWNILLLGSDNDGKYTFPAVLTQVMMVVHIDPQQNQVFLVSIPRDSWVSIPQVGGMHKIDQAFFLGAIQRNSFDDGVRLARLTIEKDYGITIDRYAWVGLEGFAKVIDTLGGVDIDLAHPIVDDTYPDDVGAKASTPYGYRRVYLPAGPQHLTGEQALQYVRSRHADLVGDIGRTQRQQQVLEALKKKLGVANVIEHLSSLIADLQGKVYTDLSEGEMIGFANYGRTLSSSAIHQVTLGPGPGDQNYGTLTTVYDPSVGADQSVILPNCSNIQPLINRIFGLGDVESCHVAGS